TGCCCGAGGACGGCGGCGGGCGTGCCGCGCAGCGCCTGCTCGCCGGTGGCGCGGACGTGATCGCGCTGGGCCGTTCCTTCCTGGCCAACCCCGATCTGGTCGAGCGGTTGCGCACGGGCGCGCCGCTGAACCCGGTTCGCGAGGCGCACCTGATGTACGTGGGTGGCGCGGAGGGCTACACCGACTACCCGACGCTGGCCGCGGTGCCGACCGCCGTCTGACCCGGCCGCTCAGCGACCGATCAACCGGCGCCACTGCGCGATGAACGGATGTTTCGCGGTGACCGATCCGAAGCGCATCTTGCCGTGCACGACCAGATGCAACGGGCCCAGCGGCGGCCCGGTACGCACCTTGTTGTTCACGCTGGAACCGATCAGCTCCAGCCCGTTCAGGTCGACGGTGGCCTCCGCGGGCACGGTCAGGGTGATCGAACCGAAGAAGTCGTCGACCCGCAGCTCCACCACTTGGGTCGACATGATCGCCTCGGTGAAATCCAAGGTGACCCCGGACAGCCAGTTGTTCAGATGCAGCGTGGGCGGCACCTGCCACGCGCCGCGACGGTTCACGCCGGACAGGCGCGAACGGATCACGCTGCCCGTGGCGTTCGAGCCCGGAGCCTGCCTGGCGTAAGCGGGCGAGGAGTTCACGAAGGCCGACGGCGGCGCGGCGGGCTGCCCGACCAGGCGGACGCCGGGCAGATCGATGAGGACGGCGTTCAGTTCGCCGCGCGTCCTGGCGGCCAGCGCGGTGTCCATCCGCTCGGTGAACTCGCCGAGCGAGAGCATGCCGAGGCCGACCGCGCGCTGCAACAGTTGACCGACGTGTTCGCGTTCGGCGTCCGACACGCGCAGTTCCCGATCGCCCACCGCGCCGCCGGAGCCGACCGCGTTCGATACCGATTCGGGCCCGCCCATGCGACCGAGGTTACCGAGCCGGGGGCAACGACCGCATCAGGGCGATCCCTGATTCGGGGGCGTCCGCCCGGATCACTCGAGCCCCTGTTCGATGGCGTAGCGGGTCAGCTCCACCCGGTTCGCCAGTTGCAGCTTGCGCAATGTCGCCTGCACATGGTTCTCGACGGTGCGATGGCTCAGTCCCAGCCGTGTCGCGATCTGCTTGGCGGACAGCCCTTTCGCCACCATTCGCAGGACCTCGGTCTCGCGCTCGGTGAGCGCGGGCCGGTGCGGCTCGTCCGGCTGCGCCGGCGCGGTCGCCATCCGCCGGTACTCGCCGAGCACGAGTCCGGCCAGGCCGGGAGTGAACACCGCTTGACCAGCGGCGGTGGCGTGCACGGCGTCGACCAGTTCGGCCGCCGACGCGCTCTTGACCAGGTAGCCCGTGGCGCCCGCCTTGATCGCGTCGAGCACGTCGTCGCGCTCGGCCGAGGCCGAGAGCACCAGCACCCGGCTCTGCGGAGACACCCGCAGCACCTCGGCGGTGGCCTGGGCGCCGTTGCCGTCGGGCAGCTGCATGTCCATCAGCACCACGTCCGGGCGCACCGCCGCCGCGCGCCTGCCCGCCGCGGCGACACCGTCTGCCGTGGCCGTCACCCGGAATCCTGCCTCGGTGAGGTCGCGGGAGACGCCGTCCCGCCACATCGGGTGGTCGTCCACCACCATCACCGAGGTGGATCCGTCCGCCTGGTCTGTCATCCGCGCCTCCCGTTTCCGCTCATCTGGGCACCCGGAATTCCCATTCGGTGCCGAACCCGACTCCGCCGTCGATCTCGGTGAGCAGGTCCGCGCTGCCGCCGAGGGCGGCGATCCGCCCGACGATCGATCGGGAAACCCCCATGCGCCCTTCGGCTTCCGCCTCG
Above is a genomic segment from Nocardia sputorum containing:
- a CDS encoding response regulator, with product MTDQADGSTSVMVVDDHPMWRDGVSRDLTEAGFRVTATADGVAAAGRRAAAVRPDVVLMDMQLPDGNGAQATAEVLRVSPQSRVLVLSASAERDDVLDAIKAGATGYLVKSASAAELVDAVHATAAGQAVFTPGLAGLVLGEYRRMATAPAQPDEPHRPALTERETEVLRMVAKGLSAKQIATRLGLSHRTVENHVQATLRKLQLANRVELTRYAIEQGLE
- a CDS encoding DUF1707 SHOCT-like domain-containing protein — protein: MGDRELRVSDAEREHVGQLLQRAVGLGMLSLGEFTERMDTALAARTRGELNAVLIDLPGVRLVGQPAAPPSAFVNSSPAYARQAPGSNATGSVIRSRLSGVNRRGAWQVPPTLHLNNWLSGVTLDFTEAIMSTQVVELRVDDFFGSITLTVPAEATVDLNGLELIGSSVNNKVRTGPPLGPLHLVVHGKMRFGSVTAKHPFIAQWRRLIGR